A region from the Canis lupus baileyi chromosome 27, mCanLup2.hap1, whole genome shotgun sequence genome encodes:
- the LOC140619771 gene encoding uncharacterized protein yields MRLPTGKRRALPGRRRGPGHTALQEVSRDQPVLLDRHSSNRTFTNASRPRGTTTIGEGGPGSCPRASCLLGRPGRHARSRGSRPSTPSSTGARRLGVSCPLCSHSRSAAQLGSKPRATVGKPAAARGRPFAGLPRRTARRPWAVIPYKQESRSLRVPGDGRGSSPRQVHTCTVTRTGSALGSVPSSFGAICRLVLPRHGLEAHTSVKRTCTHHDLRIHSQPQLLLKKERDPFNQETWVPASSVWVLRPSLTGCVTLRRPLNPACPFPGLLKDSISSSGRCVKIKCGHPRKILRTVPNTERNQNRPLHLLLSLLPLF; encoded by the coding sequence ATGCGTCTGCCAACAGGAAAGAGGAGGGCCTTACCGGGTCGTCGTCGCGGCCCAGGCCACACCGCCCTGCAAGAAGTCTCCAGGGACCAGCCTGTCCTTCTTGACCGTCACTCATCAAATCGGACTTTTACAAACGCTTCGCGCCCCCGTGGAACGACCACGATTGGGGAGGGGGGCCCTGGCTCGTGCCCGCGTGCTTCCTGCTTACTAGGGAGGCCAGGTCGCCACGCCAGGAGCCGGGGGAGTCGCCCCAGCACCCCGTCTTCCACAGGGGCCCGGCGCCTTGGGGTCAGTTGCCCATTGTGCTCACACAGCCGCTCAGCGGCACAGCTGGGGTCGAAACCCAGAGCGACTGTTGGCAAACCCGCGGCCGCGAGAGGAAGGCCTTTCGCGGGGTTACCACGCCGCACTGCGCGCCGTCCGTGGGCCGTCATTCCCTACAAGCAGGAGAGCAGAAGCCTCCGGGTGCCTGGAGACGGTCGGGGCTCATCCCCCCGGCAAGTGCACACTTGCACGGTGACAAGGACGGGGTCTGCATTGGGAAGTGTACCTTCCAGCTTTGGGGCCATATGCAGACTTGTGCTTCCAAGACACGGATTGGAGGCTCACACGAGTGTGAAACGCACGTGCACCCATCATGATCTTAGAATTCACAGTCAGCCCCAATTACtcttgaaaaaggaaagggaCCCGTTTAATCAGGAAACCTGGGTCCCAGCAAGCAGTGTCTGGGTCCTGCGCCCGTcgctcactggctgtgtgacgcTGAGAAGGCCACTTAACCCCGCATGCCCATTTCCTGGGCTGCTCAAAGACAGTATTTCCTCATCAGGTCGCTGCGTTAAAATTAAATGTGGTCATCCACGTAAAATCCTCAGGACAGTGCCTAACACAGAAAGGAACCAAAATCGTCCGCTGCATCTGTTACTGTCTTTGCtgccattattttaa